Proteins encoded together in one Labrus mixtus chromosome 18, fLabMix1.1, whole genome shotgun sequence window:
- the nenf gene encoding neudesin: protein MATTRMCVLFVVLSTTLSEDFKLKYKAANKPVRLFTEEELKRHDGREEGQPLYMAVKGVVFDVTKGKEFYGKDAPYNALVGKDSTRAVAKMSLDPADLTSDVTGLTEEQLESLESVFEGTYKTKYPIVGYTASRILTADGSPDRDFKPEDQPHFQIKDEF from the exons ATGGCAACAACGCGAATGTGTGTCCTGTTCGTCGTCCTGTCCACGACTTTAAGTGaagactttaaattaaaatataaagcaGCAAACAAACCGGTCCGCCTGTTCActgaggaggagctgaagagacACGACGGCAGAGAG GAGGGACAGCCTCTTTACATGGCAGTTAAAGgagttgtgtttgatgtcaccAAGGGCAAag aGTTTTATGGAAAAGATGCACCATATAACGCCCTGGTTGGTAAAGACTCGACCCGAGCTGTGGCCAAGATGTCCCTGGACCCAGCTGACCTGACGTCAGATGTT ACGGGTCTCACTGAGGAGCAGCTGGAGTCTCTGGAAAGTGTTTTTGAAGGCACGTACAAAACTAAATATCCCATCGTGGGTTACACGGCATCTCGCATCCTCACAGCAGACGGAAGTCCCGACAGAGACTTCAAACCAGAGGACCAGCCTCACTTTCAAATCAAAGACGAGTTTTAA
- the ezra gene encoding ezrin a, with amino-acid sequence MPKTVNVRVTTMDAELEFSFNPNTTGKQLFDQVARTIALREIWYFGLQFIDAKGFLTWLNPEKKVMAQEPKRESPLLFKLRIKFYPEDVNDELIQDVTRRLFFLQVKEEILESDVYCPPESAVLLASYAIQAKYGQYNRSEHQRGYLASERLLPKRVLEQHKLTKDQWEERIQVWHEEHRYMMKQEAMLEYLKIAQDLEMYGVNYFEIKNKKGSDLLMGVDALGLNIYEKQNKLTPKIGFPWSEIRNISFNDKKFIIKPIDKKATDFIFYAPRLRVNKRILQLCMGNHELYMRRRKTDTIEVQQMKAQAKDERMQKKMERDRLESEKKRREAMEKERENMEREKHEMMLKLNEYEEMTRRAERDLKEQLERAMRLEEERRKVEQEAARLEAERMEAILAKEELARQAEDQLKSQEQLAAELAEYTTRLLLLEEAKREKEEEAESWHSKANEVEENLMKTKEELLIVKSSSIAPPAAVPAPAPAPASSSSSSSSSDEESDHEHSEENSTYSAELPTQDFNDHRMEEERVTEAEKNERLQRQLLALSSELADAQQDSKKTQMDLLHAENVRAGRDKYKTLRQIRMGNTKQRIDEFEAL; translated from the exons ATGCCCAAAACA GTCAACGTGCGCGTCACCACCATGGACGCCGAGCTGGAGTTCTCCTTCAATCCAAACACAACGGGGAAGCAGCTCTTCGACCAG gTTGCCAGGACGATCGCTCTACGTGAGATTTGGTACTTCGGCCTTCAGTTCATCGACGCCAAAGGTTTCCTCACGTGGCTGAACCCTGAGAAGAAG GTGATGGCCCAGGAGCCGAAGAGGGAGAGTCCGCTGCTGTTCAAGCTCCGGATCAAGTTTTACCCCGAGGACGTGAACGACGAGCTGATCCAGGACGTCACCCGGAGGCTTTTCTTCCtgcaggtgaaggaggagattCTAGAAAGCGATGTGTACTGCCCTCCAGAGTCCGCTGTGCTCCTGGCTTCATACGCCATCCAGGCCAAGTACGGACAATACAACAGGTCGGAGCATCAGAGAGGGTACCTGGCGTCTGAGCGCCTGCTGCCCAAGAG AGTGCTGGAGCAACACAAGCTGACCAAAGATCAGTGGGAGGAGAGGATCCAGGTTTGGCACGAGGAGCACAGATACATGATGAA GCAGGAGGCCATGCTCGAGTACCTGAAGATCGCTCAGGACCTGGAGATGTACGGGGTCAACTACTTTGAGATCAAGAACAAGAAGGGCTCAGACCTGCTGATGGGAGTCGACGCCCTGGGACTGAACATCTACGAGAAGCAGaacaa GCTGACCCCAAAGATCGGGTTCCCCTGGAGTGAaatcagaaacatttctttCAACGATAAGAAATTCATCATCAAGCCCATAGACAAGAAAGCTACT gATTTCATATTCTACGCTCCTCGCCTGCGAGTGAACAAACGCATCCTGCAGCTGTGCATGGGAAACCACGAGCTGTACATGCGCCGCCGCAAGACCGACACCATCGAGGTTCAGCAGATGAAGGCTCAGGCCAAAGACGAGAGGATGcagaagaagatggagag GGATCGGCTGGAGAgcgagaagaagaggagggaggccatggagaaggagagggagaacatggagagagagaaacacgaGATGATGCTGAAGCTGAACGAGTACGAGGAGATGACCAGGAGGGCAGAGAGAG ATCTCAAGGAGCAGCTGGAGAGAGCCatgaggctggaggaggagaggaggaaggtggaGCAGGAGGCGGCCCGGCTGGAGGCTGAGAGGATGGAGGCCATATTAGCCAAGGAGGAGCTGGCGAGGCAGGCCGAGGACCAGCTCAAGAGCCAGGAGCAGCTG GCTGCAGAGTTGGCCGAGTACACCACCAGGCTCCTCCTGCTGGAGGAGGccaagagagaaaaggaggaagaggctgAGTCATGGCACAGCAAG GCTAACGAAGTGGAGGAGAATCTGATGAAGACGAAGGAGGAGCTGCTCATCGTGAAGAGCTCCTCGATCGCACCTCCTGCCGCCGTGCCTGCTCCTGCTCCCgctcctgcctcctcctcctcctcctcctcttcctcggaCGAAGAGAGCGACCACGAGCACAGCGAGGAGAACAGCACCTACAGCGCCGAGCTGCCCACGCAGGACTTCAACGACCACCGCATGGAGGAGGAGCGAGTCACCGAGGCGGAGAAGAACGAACGCCTGCAGAGACAGCTGCTG GCCCTGAGCTCAGAGCTGGCAGACGCCCAACAAGACAGTAAGAAGACCCAGATGGACCTTCTCCACGCCGAGAACGTCCGAGCCGGCCGCGACAAGTACAAGACCCTGCGTCAGATCCGCATGGGCAACACCAAGCAGAGGATCGACGAGTTCGAGGCGTTGTAA
- the pacc1 gene encoding proton-activated chloride channel: MLRKDNSRSYREFNDEGDSGDKRSPEYFDDAAEDLDREELNGSISQEDDIRGSSPSMRFSKACLKNVFTVVLIFIYLLLTAVAIFLAYQTINEFLEKYRNPVMSVIYKEVESFSPPGIALYPGKAQLLSCRHHFHDYIPPLVDPGKPQEGDCVIKDVTYFGPFSNLTQKRALVVRGPSDVRKKELIFMQFSHNETEEDFSAITYMLFAKFSDLNDSVNESVFMKDCEKNYSMWTFSGGFRTWVKMSLVKTAGRSEEAVEFRQESAVVKFNDKRPEAEQTNQLFFVVFEWRDPYVQEIKLIVTANPWSSVAILCGVFMALFKAANFAKLSVQWIIRMRKRHLRNKEREMNPITDS, from the exons ATGCTCAGGAAGGACAACTCCCGCTCATACAGAGAG TTTAACGATGAAGGTGACAGCGGTGACAAGAGGTCTCCAGAATATTTTGACGATGCCGCTGAAGATCTGGACCGAGAGGAGCTCAACGGCAGCATCTCACAAG AGGACGACATCAGGGGGAGCAGTCCATCGATGCGGTTCAGTAAAGCCTGCCTGAAGAACGTCTTCACGGTGGTGCTCATCTTCATCTACCTGCTGCTGACGGCGGTGGCAATCTTCCTCGCCTACCAGACCATCAACGAGTTTCTGGAGAAATACAGAAACCCTGTGATGTCGGTCATTTACAAGGAGGTGGAATCTTTTTCACCACCAG GTATCGCTCTGTACCCGGGCAAAGCTCAGCTGTTGAGCTGCAGGCATCACTTCCACGACTACATCCCCCCTCTAGTGGACCCAGGCAAGCCTCAGGAAGGAGACTGTGTGATCAAGGATGTGACTTACTTTGGACCCTTTTCCAATCTAACACAG AAAAGAGCGCTGGTCGTCCGCGGGCCGTCTGACGTCAGGAAGAAGGAGCTGATCTTCATGCAGTTCAGTCACAATGAAACCGAGGAGGACTTCAGCGCCATCACCTACATGCTCTTTGCAAAGTTCAGCGACTTGAATGACAG CGTGAATGAATCCGTGTTCATGAAGGACTGCGAGAAGAATTACTCCATGTGGACTTTCTCCGGAGGGTTCAGAACCTGGGTCAAAATGTCTTTAGTGAAGACGGCGGGGAGGAGCGAGGAGGCCGTCGAGTTCCGACAAGAG TCGGCCGTGGTGAAATTCAACGACAAGCGGCCGGAGGCGGAGCAAACCAATCAGCTGTTCTTCGTCGTCTTTGAATGGCGGGATCCTTATGTGCAAGAAATCAAACTG ATCGTTACTGCTAACCCCTGGAGCTCCGTGGCCATCCTCTGCGGCGTCTTCATGGCGCTCTTCAAGGCCGCTAACTTTGCCAAGCTGTCCGTCCAGTGGATCATCAGAATGCGTAAGAGGCATCTGAGGAACAAGGAGCGAGAAATGAACCCCATCACTGACAGCTGA
- the kcnk3b gene encoding potassium channel subfamily K member 3: protein MKRQNARTLALIISILTYLVVGAAVFETLESKQEKSHKRKLDARKYELMRKYNLTKANFEELEQVVLHLKPHKAGVQWKFAGSFYFAITVITTIGYGHAAPSTDSGKVFCMFYALLGIPLTLVMFQSLGERINTLVRYLLHQAKKCLGMRQTEVSMANMVTVGFFSCMSTLCVGAMAFSQCEGWSFLHAFYYCFITLTTIGFGDYVALQRDDALQNDPRYVAFCFVYILMGLTVIGAFLNLVVLRFLTMNTEDERRDAKQRALMSVKPRGEVAHLLPASASTASPSPPGAEDATKAKDFKGAYTEVLHFQTICSCLWYRSKEKLQGSAVIPHELTFSDAYLQQNSGGPHYIEPGSTGCVCSPRQCSSISSITSGLHFLSPFRMFKRRSSV, encoded by the exons ATGAAGAGACAAAACGCCCGGACTCTCGCTCTCATCATCAGCATCCTCACCTACCTGGTGGTGGGAGCGGCCGTGTTCGAGACCCTGGAGTCCAAGCAGGAGAAGAGCCACAAGAGGAAGCTGGACGCCAGAAAGTACGAGCTCATGCGCAAATACAACTTGACTAAAGCGAACTTCGAGGAGCTGGAGCAAGTCGTCCTGCACCTCAAGCCGCACAAAGCAGGGGTCCAGTGGAAGTTCGCGGGCTCTTTTTACTTCGCCATCACTGTGATAACGACGATAG gTTACGGCCACGCGGCGCCCAGCACCGACTCGGGGAAAGTGTTCTGCATGTTCTACGCCCTCCTGGGGATCCCGCTCACCCTCGTCATGTTCCAGAGTCTGGGCGAGCGCATCAACACCTTGGTCCGGTACCTGCTGCACCAAGCCAAGAAGTGCCTGGGGATGCGTCAGACCGAGGTCAGCATGGCCAACATGGTGACGGTGGGCTTCTTCTCCTGCATGAGCACCCTCTGCGTGGGCGCCATGGCGTTCTCTCAGTGCGAGGGGTGGAGCTTCCTGCACGCTTTCTACTACTGCTTCATCACGCTCACCACCATCGGGTTCGGGGACTACGTGGCCCTGCAGCGGGACGACGCGCTGCAGAACGACCCCCGCTACGTGGCGTTCTGCTTCGTCTACATCCTCATGGGTCTGACGGTGATCGGCGCGTTCCTCAACTTGGTCGTGCTTCGCTTCCTCACCATGAACACGGAGGACGAGCGGCGGGACGCCAAACAGCGGGCTCTGATGTCGGTGAAGCCCAGAGGAGAGGTGGCTCACTTGTTACCGGCGTCCGCCTCGACCGCCTCGCCGTCCCCGCCCGGAGCAGAAGACGCGACCAAGGCGAAGGATTTCAAAGGCGCCTACACAGAGGTGCTGCATTTCCAGACGATCTGCTCGTGCTTGTGGTACAGGAGCAAAGAGAAGCTGCAGGGCTCCGCCGTCATCCCTCACGAGCTGACGTTTTCCGACGCCTACCTGCAGCAGAACAGCGGCGGCCCGCACTACATCGAGCCCGGGTCCACCGGCTGCGTTTGCAGTCCGCGTCAGTGCTCCAGCATCAGCTCCATAACGTCCGgccttcacttcctctctcccttCAGGATGTTTAAGAGACGCAGCTCCGTCTAG